TATGCCAGCCACAATCATTATACCACACCCCTCGCCCGCGAATCAAGGGTTTGGAGGCCCCCACGCCGGCCCCGAAAGCGCGTCGCACCCTGGTTGCCAACACAAGACAGAGCCGAATCGCCCAGCGGCATGATGCGGCGGAAGCGTACTTCGTCGGGTGCGAGTGGCCTACAAGCGCGTAGCCGGCGCACTGCACGATGGAACCGCGGCCGCCGCCCCGAAAATGACAACTTCGCCAAAGGATGCTATAATGCGCCCCGTGAAGCGTTCCGGCAGGAGGAAGAATCCCTGACATGTCCAATCTGATGACAAACCTCATCACCATCGTGCAGATTCTCGTCGCCGTGATCAGCGGCTTTTTCGTGGCATTCACCCTGAGCCTGGTCGTGTGGACATATCGCGACATCCGCTCGCGTTCGCGGGACGTTTTCGCGCACATCCTGGCTGCGCTCATCGTCCTGCTGTTCAACGTGCCGGGCCTCGTCATTTACCTCATCCTGCGCCCCAAGGAGACCCTGGCCGAAGCCTACGAGCGGGCGCTGGAAGAAGAGGCGCTCTTGCAGGACATTGAGGAGAAGCAGGCGTGCCCGGGCTGCAAGCAACCCATCCAGCCCGACTACATGGTCTGCCCCAACTGCCACACCAAGCTGCGCAAGCCCTGCGTCCACTGCGGGCGGCTGCTGCACCTGAAATGGAACATCTGCCCCTACTGCGGCACGTCCCAGATCGCGCCGCCCATCCCCGTCCCGGCCGGCGAGGCACCGGCGGGCGCGGAGGATACCCAGTAGCCGATACCCCGCGGCTATCCCGCCTGCTCCACCACGTGCACCTTCAGCATGTTGGTGCGCCCTGGGCCGCCGATGGGCACGCCGGCGGTGATGATCACCACATCGCCCGCGCGTACCAGCCCCTGGCCCCTGGCCGCGTCCACCGCCTTGGCGATCATCTCGTCGGTGGTGTCAAACTGCGGCACCAGGAGCGGCTCCACGCCCCAGACCAGCGACAGGCGCGCCGCCACCTTGGGGTCAGGCGTCGGCGCGAGGATGGGCGTCGCCGGACGGTACTTGGCCACCATGCGCGCCGTGTGGCCCGAGCGCGTGGACGCCAGAATCGCCGTCGCGCCCAACTCCTGGGCGATTTCGCACGTCGCCTGGCTGATGGCGTCGGTGATGCTCGCGGCGCGGGCGTCGGCGGCTTCCCGCAAGCGCGCCCCGTAGGGGAAATGCGCCTCGGTGGCCCGCGCGATCTTGCCCATCATCGCCACGCTCTCCACCGGATAGCGCCCCACCGCCGTCTCGCCCGACAGCATGATCGCGTCGGCCCCGTCCAGGATGGCGTTGGCCACGTCGCTGGCCTCGGCGCGGGTGGGACGCGGGTTGTCTATCATGGACTGGAGCATCTGCGTGGCAATGATCACCGGCTTGCCCACCGTGTTGCACTGCCTCACGATGGCTTTCTGATGGATGGGCACGTCCTCGGGCGGGATCTCTACTCCCAGGTCGCCGCGCGCCACCATGATGCCGTCGGCGGCCTCCAGGATTTCCGGGAAGCGTTCCAGCGCCTCGCGCTTCTCAATCTTGGCGATGATGGGCGTATCCTCGGCGCCCAGGCTCCGCAGGAGTCGGCGCAGGTCTGCCACGTGCTCGGGCGACCGCACAAACGACAGCGCGATGAAGTCGGCGCCCGCAGCCACGGCCGCGCGGGCATCCCCTCTGTCCTTGTCCGTCATGGACGCCATGCGCACCTCGGTGTCGGGCAGCGTAACCCCCTTGCGCGAGGACAGTTCCCCGCCCACGACCACCTCGGCCACCACGTCGGCGCCGTCCGTCCCCACCGCCCGCAGTTCCAGCAGGCCGTCGTCCAGCAGGATGCGCGCGCCCGGTCGGATGTCGGCCAGAACGTCGGGTTCGGCGAAGGGGATCTCCCGCTCGCTCCCCGGCACAGGGCGCGCGGTCAACGTGAGGGTCGTCCCTTCGCGCAGGACGACGCTTCCCCCCGCCAGGTCGCCGATGCGCATCTTGGGCCCTTGCAGGTCGGCAAGGATGCCGATGGGAATGCCGAGTTCGCGGGCGATGCTGCGGGCCATCTCGGCGCGGGCCGCCTGCTGGGCCTGCGTCCCGTGCGAGTAGTTCAGGCGCAGGACGCGCGCGCCTGCCGCCAGAATCCCGCGCAGCGTCTCGGGCGCATCGGTGGCCGGCCCCAGCGTGCACACGATCTTCGTTCGGGTCATGGCATGTCTCCCTTGCGGCGCAAGGCCGCTGTCGGATGTTCGCTGCCCCATTATAGCACGGCGGCAATTGGCAGGCCATGTTGCGCCCGCCGCTGAACCCGCGCGGGCTGTTGGCATCCACGAATAACACGAATCCACACGAATGGAGAATAGTGCTACACCCCGTTGCCCATTCGCGTGAATTGGCGTCATTCGCGGTTACAGACACGTAGGCGGCTTTCCGCGGCCGCCGGAGCAAGGGGCCGATTTCCACCGAAATGTGTACACGACCCGATGCCCCGCGCCTTGCGCGCCGCGCCGCATTCTGCTACAATAGGCCAAACTCCGGGGAGGTGTTCTCCATGGAATCCCTCAAAGCGCGTATCCTGGCGGAAGGTCGCAACATGGGCCGCGGCATCCTGAAGGTGGACAGTTTCGTCAACCACCAAGTGGACGCCGCGCTGATGTACCAGGCGGGGCAGGCGCTGGCCCGGCGTTTCGTCGACCAAGGCGTTACCAAAGTCCTCACCGCCGAGATTTCGGGCATCGCCCCCGCCCTGATGACCGCCCTGGCCCTGGGCGTCCCCATCGTCTACGCCCGCAAGACCAAGCCCATCACCATGCCCGAGCAAATCTACGTGCGCACGGCGCCGTCGCACACCAAGGGGCACGAGGTGGCGCTGATGGTGTCGCCCGAATTCCTCGGCCCCGGCGACCGCGTCCTCATAGTGGACGACTTCCTGGCCACGGGCAAGACCATAGATGCGCTCGTCCAAATCGTGCGGGACGCGGGCGCGGAACTGGTGGGCATCGGCGCGGTGATTGAGAAGACCTTTGAGGGCGGGCGCGCTGTGCTGGAGCGCTACGGCGTCCCCATCTACGCGCTCGTTACCATCACCAGCATGGAAAACGGTAAGATCACCTTCGCCAACGGGGTGGGACAGTGAGCAGCGGGAACCCAACCGCATCCTCGGCCTCTCTCCATGCCGGAGAGGGGAGAAGCGGCGAAACCATCGTCGTGCTGGACTTCGGGTCGCAGTACGCGCAACTCATCGTGCGCCGCGTGCGCGAACAGCATGTGTACTCCGTGCTCGTGCCCCACGACGCGCCCGAGGATGAGGTCATGGCCCTGCGGCCCGTGGGGTTTATCCTGTCCGGCGGGCCGGCCAGCGTGTACGACCCAGGCGCGCCGCAACTCCCGCCCTACGTGCTCCGCAGCGGCCTGCCGGTGCTGGGCATCTGCTACGGCATGCAACTGCTGGCGCACGCCCTGGGCGGCAAGGTCGCCCCGTCGGCCCGCCGCGAGTACGGCCCCGCCGAACTGTACATCAACGACCTGGAGTCGCCCCTGTGGGAAGGGCTGCCTTTCTCCCTTCAGGTTTGGATGAGTCACGGCGACGCCATCACCGAACTCCCGCCCGGATTCCAGGCGCTGGCGTCCACCGACAACTCGCCCATCGCCGCCATGGGCCATGCAGAGCGCCGCATCTACGGCGTGCAATTCCACCCGGAGGTCGTCCACACGCCGCTGGGCAAGGACATCATCCGCAACTTCTTGTACGGCGTATGCGGGTGCCTGGGCACGTGGACGCCGGAATCGTTCATCGCGTCTGCGGTGGAATCCATCCGCCGGCAGGTGGGCGACGAGCGCGTCATCGGGGCGCTGTCGGGGGGCGTGGACTCCACGGTGGCGGCCACGCTGGTCCAGCGGGCCGTCGGCGACCGCCTGACGTGCATTTTCGTGGATCACGGCCTGCTGCGCGAAGGCGAGGCCGAGGCCATCCTGCGCCAGTTGCGCCAGCAGGTGGGGCTGAACATCATCGCCGTGGACGCCTCGGCGCGGTTCCTCGCGGCGCTGTCGGGCGTGGCGGACCCCGAAGCGAAGCGCCGCATCATCGGCGAGACGTTCATCCGCGTGTTTGAGGACGAGGCGGCCAAGATCGGGCACGCGCGGTTCCTGCTCCAGGGCACGCTGTACCCGGATGTTATTGAGAGCACGACGCGAGACACCAAAGCCGCCGCCCGCATCAAGACCCATCACAACGTGGGCGGGCTTCCTGCCGACCTGCGATTTGAACTCGTGGAGCCGCTCAAGTACCTGTTCAAGGACGAGGTGCGCGAGGTGGGGCTGGCGCTGGGGTTGCCGCCGGAGATCGTGCATCGCCAGCCGTTCCCGGGGCCGGGGCTGGCCGTGCGCATCATCGGCGAGGTAACCGCCGAGCGGCTGGCGACCCTGCGCAAGGCCGATGCCATCGTGCGCGAGGAGATTGAGTCGGCAGGGCTGGCCCGCGAGGTCTGGCAGTACTTCGCCGTCCTAACGCCCGTGCGCTCCGTGGGCGTCATGGGCGACGGCCGCACCTACCTCAACACCGTGGCCGTGCGCGCCGTGTCCAGCGTGGACGGCATGACGGCCGACTGGGCGCGCCTGCCCTACACGGTCCTGGCGCGGATTTCCAACCGCATCGTGAACGAAGTCCCCGGCGTCAACCGCGTCGTGTACGACATTTCCAGCAAGCCGCCGGCAACCATAGAGTGGGAGTGAGATGATACGCCTTGTGCATTTTGCGGACTTTCACCTGGGGACCGAAGCCTACGGCCGCATGGACGCGACGACGGGCCTGCCCAGCCGTGTGGTGGATTTCCTGGCCGCGCTGGACGCGATGGTGGACTACGCGCTGGCCGGCGACGTCCACCTGGTCGTCTTCGCGGGCGACGCCTACAAGACCCGCGACCCCAACCCCACCTACCAGCGCGAGTTCAACACCCGCATCCTGAAACTGGCGCGGGCGGGCATTCCGGTGGTCCTGGTGGTGGGCAACCACGACCTGGCCCCCGCCGAAGGCCGCGCCAGCACGTTGGATGTGTTCACCACGTTCAGCGCTGACAATGTGTACGTGGGCCGCACCATTGAGACGCTCCGCATAGACACGAAGGCCGGCCCCGTGCAGGTCGTTACGCTCCCCTGGGTCCTGCGCAGCCGCTACCTCACCAAAGATGCCACGCGGGGAAAGTCGGTCAGGGAAGCGGACGAGATGCTCATCGGGGCCATCCTCACGTTCCTGAACCAGGAGAAGCAGGCCCTGTCCCCGGACGTTCCCGCGATTCTGGCGGCCCATGCCAGCATCCAGGGCGCTTCGTTCGGCTCGGAGCGCAACATCATGCTGGGCCAGGATTTGATCCTGCCCGCGGGCGACATCGCAGACCCGGTGTTTGACTACGTCGCGCTGGGCCACATCCACAAGCATCAGGTGCTGCGCGAGTACCCGCCGGTCGTGTACGCGGGGAGCCTGGAACGCGTGGACTTCGGCGAGGAGAAAGAGGACAAGGGATTCGTCGTGGCCGAGGTGGAGAAGGGCCGCGCCCGCTTTGAGTTTCACGCCGTACCCGCGCGCCGCATGGTAACCGTGAGCGTGGACATCCAGGGCGACGACCCCACCCAAGAGGCGCTGAACGCCATCGCGCGGGCCAGAACCCGAGACGCCATCGTCCGCGTCTTCATCCGCGCGCGCGAGGATCAGGCCCTACGCCTGGACCAGAAGGCCCTGAATGAGGCGCTGGCCGATGCGTTCTACGTGGCCGCCGTGAACATTGAGCGGGAGCGCCAGGTTCGGACCCGCCTGGGCGTCGGCGCGCTGGAGCAACTGACGCCGGTGGAGATTCTCGCCCGCTACCTGGAGCAGAGGGGCGAGCCCAAGGAGCGTTTTGACCGACTGCTGCAGAAGGGGAGCGAAATCCTGAATCAGGCAGCCTCGCAACAGGATTGAGTCGCGGTGCGCGAGCGGGGCACAGGGATTGCACCAGGTATCGTAGGGCGAAACAGGAACGGGTTTCCGCGGATGCGGATGCGGATTCGGGTCCGAAGTTTGTTGGCGCCCACCGTCGTGGGGGCGAAGCCATCTCCGCGCAGGCGCGGGATTGCCTCGCATCACTCGCGATGATGGAGGAGGCGGAAATATGGCCGTGGACCTCACCTCAACTGTGGGCCTGTTCAGCATCGTGGACGGCGCCGTCCAGGACGAAGCCCCGAACCTACTGGTAACGCGCGGGCCGCTGGATCCTCAAAGCCGCGAGGCGGGCCAACTGGCCATCGCCGTGGAACTGGTCGGCCGGTCCCTGGGCGAGGAGGAGATGTACGAGGAACTCCTCCAGGCCATCAGCGACGCCTATTTCCGCCACCCTGGGAGCATCACCGCGCGCCTTCAGGAAGCCATCCAGGAAGCCAACGCGCTCCTGGCGCACGCCAACGCCGCGCTTCTCCCCGAAGAGCGCCTCATCGGGGGCGTTACCTGCGTGTTCCACATGGGCCAGGACGTGTACATCGGGCAGGCGGGGCCAGCCGTCGTTTACCTGGGGCAGAAGGGGGCGCTGCGCCGCTTCCCCGAATCCTCGCCGTGGCTGGAGAGGCCGCTCCCCGGTCCTCCCGAACGGCTGTACCCTGCGCCCCTCGGCGTCCACCCCACCGTCCACGCGAACCTCTTCCACGCCTCGGTGCAGCCCGGGGACGCCCTGGTGCTTGGGACCACCTCTCTAGCGCATGCGGTGGCGACGAAGGACGTGGAGCATGCGGTCCTGTTCCAGTCCATTGACGACGCGCTCTACAACATGGTGCGCCTGTGCGGCGACGCCGAGGTGGCCTGCATGGTGATCCTGATCCACGCCAAAGGCGAGCGTCCCGCCGCGCCCGCGCCGCCTGCTCCCGCTGCGGAAGCCGCACCGCCCCCGGTCGTGGAGGAAGCGCCCGTGGAGGCGGAAGTGGGCGAGGCCGCGCCGTCCGCGGTGGAGGAAGAGGCGCTCGTCACCGATTGGGAAGCCGCCGCGGAGGCCCTGGCGCCGCTCCCACCCGCCGAGGCCGAGGTCTATCCGGAGCCTGTGGCCCCCGCGCCCGAAGAAGCGCCGCAACCGGTGCCCACAGGCCGACCTGTGGCGGCAAGGCGCCCCTCGCGACGCGGCATCTCCCTCTTGGGCCTGGCCCGCGCGCTGCGCAGGGGCATCGGCGCGTTTTTCTCGGATGTGGCGCTGGGGGGCGCGGTTGTCGCGGGCTGGCTGGCGGCGCTTTTCCGCCGAAGGCCACGCCCCGTCGCCGGCCCGCGTCCCGCGCACGTCCCACGCGCCAGGCCCGCGGTGCGGCGACTTTGGCTGCTCCTCGCCATCGCCATCCCGATCATCGTCGCACTTGTCCTGGTGATGCAACTCCTCCAGTCGCGGCAGCGGCTCCAGCGGTACGACGAACTGGTGCGCCTGGCCGAGAGCAAGGCCGGCCTGGCCCAGAGCGCGCCGACCGTCCAAGACAAGCAGGCGCTGCTGACCGAGTCGCTGGCGCTGCTGGAGCAGGCGCGACCGTTAGGCGGGCGGGACACGCGCGCGGCGCAACTGGCCGCGCAGGTGCAGGCGACGCTGGATCAGGTGGAGGGGACGATCCGCCTGGACGCGCCTGTCCTGCTGTACCAGGCGCCTACCGCCGAGCAGGCGACCTGGCAACGGCTGGTCATCGCGGGCACCGACCTGTATCTCCTGGACGGCAAGAACGGCCGCGTGATCCGCAAGGTGCTGGACGAGACGGGCGTCCGACTCCAGGCGGAACAGGGCGCGCCTGCGGTCGTGAGTCGGGGCGCGACGGTCGGGGCCTACACCGTCGGGGGACTGTGGCGCATGGCGTGGGCCGCCGCAGCCGGCAATCGCACCTTCAGCGCCCTACTCGTCCTGACCGACGACCGTCGCCTTCTGGAGTACAACATGCGGCGGGGGCTAAGCCTGCTCGCGCTGGCAGACGTGGCCCGCTGGCAGCAGCCCGCCGCGATGGCGGCCTACAGCGGCAACCTCTACATCCTGGACGCGGGCGCCAATCAAATCCTCCGCTATACACCCACGGCAGGTGGCTACGAAAGCCCACCCGATGATTGGTTCGCGCTGTCGCAGCCTCGCGACCTGCGCGGCGCGGTGGACATGGCCATTGACGGGGCCATCTACGTGCTCTACGGCACTGGCCGATTGGAGAAGTTCAGGCAGGGCGACAGGCAGACCTTCTCCCTGGAGGGCCTGACCCAGCCACTCCAGCAGCCGGTGGCCCTTTACACCGACGTGGACGATGAGGCCAGGCACGTGTACGTGGCCGACCCCGGCGGCCAGCGCGTGGTGCAGTTCGCCAAGGACGGCAAGTTCGTGCGCCAGTTCCGCCTTCGGGAGGGGGATTTGTTCGCGCGCATCGCCGACCTGCGCGTGGACGAGGCGAACGCCCGCCTGTATTTCGTCGCGGGCGATGCGCTGTATGTGTGCGCCCTGCCGCGGCCGTAGGGGCGCAATTGAATTGCACCCCGCCGGATTGCGCGCCGCCGAATCGCGCCCCCTGCGGATTGTGCACCTAACGCCGCCGGTTGTCGGGGTTCTGTTCGTCCAACGCCCACTTCGTGGGGTTGTCAAGGATGTACTGGGTGATGCGATTCAAGTCTGCCTCATCGCGAATGATGTGTTCATAGTAGTTGCGCTGCCAC
This genomic window from Chloroflexota bacterium contains:
- a CDS encoding zinc ribbon domain-containing protein codes for the protein MSNLMTNLITIVQILVAVISGFFVAFTLSLVVWTYRDIRSRSRDVFAHILAALIVLLFNVPGLVIYLILRPKETLAEAYERALEEEALLQDIEEKQACPGCKQPIQPDYMVCPNCHTKLRKPCVHCGRLLHLKWNICPYCGTSQIAPPIPVPAGEAPAGAEDTQ
- the pyk gene encoding pyruvate kinase, which codes for MTRTKIVCTLGPATDAPETLRGILAAGARVLRLNYSHGTQAQQAARAEMARSIARELGIPIGILADLQGPKMRIGDLAGGSVVLREGTTLTLTARPVPGSEREIPFAEPDVLADIRPGARILLDDGLLELRAVGTDGADVVAEVVVGGELSSRKGVTLPDTEVRMASMTDKDRGDARAAVAAGADFIALSFVRSPEHVADLRRLLRSLGAEDTPIIAKIEKREALERFPEILEAADGIMVARGDLGVEIPPEDVPIHQKAIVRQCNTVGKPVIIATQMLQSMIDNPRPTRAEASDVANAILDGADAIMLSGETAVGRYPVESVAMMGKIARATEAHFPYGARLREAADARAASITDAISQATCEIAQELGATAILASTRSGHTARMVAKYRPATPILAPTPDPKVAARLSLVWGVEPLLVPQFDTTDEMIAKAVDAARGQGLVRAGDVVIITAGVPIGGPGRTNMLKVHVVEQAG
- the xpt gene encoding xanthine phosphoribosyltransferase, encoding MESLKARILAEGRNMGRGILKVDSFVNHQVDAALMYQAGQALARRFVDQGVTKVLTAEISGIAPALMTALALGVPIVYARKTKPITMPEQIYVRTAPSHTKGHEVALMVSPEFLGPGDRVLIVDDFLATGKTIDALVQIVRDAGAELVGIGAVIEKTFEGGRAVLERYGVPIYALVTITSMENGKITFANGVGQ
- the guaA gene encoding glutamine-hydrolyzing GMP synthase — protein: MSSGNPTASSASLHAGEGRSGETIVVLDFGSQYAQLIVRRVREQHVYSVLVPHDAPEDEVMALRPVGFILSGGPASVYDPGAPQLPPYVLRSGLPVLGICYGMQLLAHALGGKVAPSARREYGPAELYINDLESPLWEGLPFSLQVWMSHGDAITELPPGFQALASTDNSPIAAMGHAERRIYGVQFHPEVVHTPLGKDIIRNFLYGVCGCLGTWTPESFIASAVESIRRQVGDERVIGALSGGVDSTVAATLVQRAVGDRLTCIFVDHGLLREGEAEAILRQLRQQVGLNIIAVDASARFLAALSGVADPEAKRRIIGETFIRVFEDEAAKIGHARFLLQGTLYPDVIESTTRDTKAAARIKTHHNVGGLPADLRFELVEPLKYLFKDEVREVGLALGLPPEIVHRQPFPGPGLAVRIIGEVTAERLATLRKADAIVREEIESAGLAREVWQYFAVLTPVRSVGVMGDGRTYLNTVAVRAVSSVDGMTADWARLPYTVLARISNRIVNEVPGVNRVVYDISSKPPATIEWE
- a CDS encoding exonuclease SbcCD subunit D, with amino-acid sequence MIRLVHFADFHLGTEAYGRMDATTGLPSRVVDFLAALDAMVDYALAGDVHLVVFAGDAYKTRDPNPTYQREFNTRILKLARAGIPVVLVVGNHDLAPAEGRASTLDVFTTFSADNVYVGRTIETLRIDTKAGPVQVVTLPWVLRSRYLTKDATRGKSVREADEMLIGAILTFLNQEKQALSPDVPAILAAHASIQGASFGSERNIMLGQDLILPAGDIADPVFDYVALGHIHKHQVLREYPPVVYAGSLERVDFGEEKEDKGFVVAEVEKGRARFEFHAVPARRMVTVSVDIQGDDPTQEALNAIARARTRDAIVRVFIRAREDQALRLDQKALNEALADAFYVAAVNIERERQVRTRLGVGALEQLTPVEILARYLEQRGEPKERFDRLLQKGSEILNQAASQQD